The following are encoded together in the Leisingera caerulea DSM 24564 genome:
- a CDS encoding TRAP transporter substrate-binding protein, whose protein sequence is MTTDKDGPKSAERRNFLKLASTGSFTAALVAGAGGILWSSEAAAQTAKEEKERERAAEHIMTVATAYVLGASRSYPIMQLDLKENIQNATNGKIYVKLAPGGQLGAGGALVQKVQGGTIQAAQHSLSNFAPFASTVDLINMPYLCGSNQRFTNLVNSGFWKTEVHPKVEAAGFKALFYVNIDPRVVAVRKGGNAVMSPGDMAGVKFRVPGSKMLQQYYRMVGANPTPVAWGETPSAIKQGVADALDPSVGALYVFGFKDILSHVTFTQAVPDSQVYSCNLEWFNSLPADVQDGVMWGSEMTAHQNLSKVPSARAYAMAELAKAGVEFHTLSDDQLAEWKDAGGYQRSEWDAFKTELAGSMDNFAKLEEAAGTQGKYYVHDA, encoded by the coding sequence ATGACGACTGACAAGGATGGCCCCAAATCTGCGGAGCGCCGTAATTTTCTGAAACTGGCCTCAACCGGCTCCTTCACCGCGGCGCTGGTGGCGGGTGCGGGCGGCATTCTGTGGTCATCGGAGGCCGCCGCGCAGACTGCCAAGGAAGAGAAAGAGCGCGAGCGCGCAGCGGAGCATATCATGACGGTGGCGACCGCTTATGTGCTCGGCGCCTCCCGCAGCTATCCGATCATGCAGCTGGATTTAAAAGAGAACATCCAGAACGCCACCAACGGCAAGATCTACGTCAAGCTTGCCCCTGGCGGCCAGCTTGGTGCGGGCGGCGCGCTGGTGCAGAAGGTTCAAGGCGGCACCATCCAGGCCGCGCAGCATTCGCTGTCGAACTTCGCGCCCTTCGCCTCCACCGTTGACCTGATCAACATGCCCTATCTTTGCGGCTCCAACCAGCGGTTCACCAATCTGGTGAACTCCGGTTTCTGGAAGACCGAGGTGCATCCCAAGGTCGAGGCCGCCGGTTTCAAAGCGCTGTTTTATGTCAACATCGACCCCCGTGTGGTCGCGGTGCGCAAGGGCGGCAACGCGGTGATGTCGCCGGGCGACATGGCGGGCGTGAAATTCCGGGTGCCGGGCTCGAAGATGCTGCAGCAGTATTACCGCATGGTCGGCGCCAACCCCACGCCGGTGGCCTGGGGCGAGACTCCCTCGGCGATCAAACAGGGGGTGGCGGATGCGCTCGATCCGTCCGTCGGGGCGCTTTATGTCTTTGGCTTCAAGGACATTCTCAGCCACGTGACTTTTACCCAGGCGGTGCCGGACAGCCAGGTCTATTCCTGCAATCTTGAGTGGTTCAACTCATTGCCGGCGGACGTGCAGGACGGTGTGATGTGGGGCTCGGAAATGACCGCGCATCAGAACCTGTCCAAGGTGCCCTCCGCCCGCGCCTATGCAATGGCGGAACTGGCCAAGGCGGGCGTCGAATTCCATACGCTGAGCGATGACCAGCTGGCCGAGTGGAAGGACGCCGGCGGCTATCAGCGCAGCGAGTGGGATGCCTTCAAGACCGAACTTGCCGGGTCGATGGACAATTTCGCCAAGCTGGAAGAGGCCGCAGGCACCCAGGGCAAATACTACGTCCACGACGCCTGA
- a CDS encoding proton-conducting transporter transmembrane domain-containing protein: MSHLFLPLLSPLILLAAAVYARQTPGRRPALLPRLAEWSALAAFAVSALSAVLLLLHGPGNSALIGLWGVGISVRLDAVSATMLVLVSFIGWIVMRYAATYMDGEARQGAFTGWMSATLAAVLLLVMSGNLIQLLAAWVATSLLLNRLLLFYPERTTARRAARKKAVVARASEFALAGAVLLLVLGYGTSDISAILAAAQPGPATVAAALLVALAAVLASAQFPAHGWLTEVMEAPTPVSALLHAGVINAGGFLLIRFADVMLAAPGVMALLVMLGGFTALFGGLVMLTQAAVKTSLAWSTIAQMGFMVMQCGLALFPLALLHIVAHSLYKAHAFLSAGEAVRNVAAIRRPGPVAVPSARNVLQAFAIGIVMYGLIGAVFGFDGKSVQAIALGVILIFGVAYILAQGFADAAPGALTRRTVIYASATSVGYFLLQSAALHMTAGTLPPAPAPGPLEWALIVLALLSFGAVAVAQATFPLWATHPAASGLRVHLSNGLYANAIFDRLLDGWSNRKTA; this comes from the coding sequence ATGAGTCACCTGTTTCTGCCACTTCTAAGCCCGCTTATCCTGCTGGCCGCCGCGGTCTATGCGCGCCAGACACCTGGCCGCCGCCCCGCCCTGCTGCCCCGCTTGGCCGAATGGTCCGCGCTTGCCGCCTTTGCCGTCTCGGCCCTCTCAGCCGTCCTGCTGCTGCTTCACGGCCCGGGAAACTCGGCGCTGATCGGCCTGTGGGGCGTGGGGATTTCCGTCCGGCTGGACGCGGTCAGTGCCACCATGCTGGTGCTGGTAAGCTTCATCGGCTGGATCGTCATGCGCTACGCGGCCACCTATATGGACGGCGAAGCGCGCCAGGGCGCGTTTACCGGCTGGATGTCGGCGACCTTGGCCGCGGTTCTGCTGCTGGTGATGTCGGGCAACCTTATTCAGCTTCTGGCGGCCTGGGTGGCAACCAGCCTGCTGCTGAACCGCCTGCTTCTGTTTTATCCGGAGCGCACCACCGCCCGGCGCGCCGCACGCAAAAAGGCCGTTGTTGCGCGGGCAAGCGAATTCGCGCTGGCAGGCGCGGTGCTGCTGCTGGTGCTGGGCTACGGCACGTCCGACATCTCCGCGATCCTGGCCGCCGCGCAGCCGGGCCCGGCGACGGTTGCCGCGGCGCTGCTGGTTGCCCTGGCGGCGGTGCTGGCCTCGGCGCAGTTTCCGGCCCACGGCTGGCTGACCGAGGTGATGGAGGCCCCGACCCCGGTTTCGGCGCTGCTGCATGCGGGTGTCATCAACGCGGGCGGCTTCCTGCTGATCCGGTTTGCCGATGTGATGCTGGCCGCGCCGGGTGTTATGGCGCTGCTGGTGATGCTGGGCGGCTTCACCGCGCTGTTCGGCGGGCTGGTGATGCTGACCCAAGCCGCGGTCAAGACCTCGCTGGCGTGGTCCACGATCGCGCAGATGGGCTTTATGGTCATGCAATGCGGCCTGGCACTGTTCCCGCTGGCCCTGCTGCACATCGTGGCGCATTCGCTGTATAAGGCGCACGCCTTCCTCAGCGCGGGCGAGGCGGTCCGCAATGTTGCCGCCATCCGCCGCCCTGGCCCGGTCGCGGTGCCAAGCGCCCGCAACGTGCTGCAGGCCTTTGCCATCGGCATTGTGATGTACGGGCTGATCGGCGCGGTCTTCGGCTTTGACGGCAAGTCGGTTCAGGCCATCGCCCTGGGTGTGATCCTGATCTTCGGCGTCGCCTACATCCTGGCACAAGGTTTTGCCGATGCAGCCCCCGGCGCGCTGACCCGCCGCACCGTGATCTATGCCTCCGCAACCTCGGTGGGCTACTTCCTGCTGCAATCTGCAGCCCTGCACATGACGGCCGGCACGCTGCCCCCGGCCCCCGCCCCGGGCCCGCTGGAATGGGCACTGATCGTTCTGGCGCTGCTCAGCTTCGGCGCGGTTGCCGTGGCGCAGGCAACCTTCCCGCTCTGGGCCACGCATCCGGCCGCCTCCGGCCTGCGCGTGCATCTGTCCAACGGGCTTTACGCAAACGCGATCTTCGACAGGCTGCTGGACGGCTGGTCGAACCGGAAAACCGCCTGA
- a CDS encoding TRAP transporter large permease produces MLWNSLNQTVELGWDFYLPVIMFVALIALAVPVWAAIGAAAITMLVMSGDLPLSAIGESLFTGIDAFALTAVPLFILTGDVLVRTGLSKKFLDVAEALTCWTRGGFGSATVLVCGMFAAISGSDAAGAAAVGRMTITRLVESGYPRPYACALVAAGACTGILIPPSIAYIIIGLVLGISASTLFLAALIPGLAILVSILITNIIMNRLYTYETGGNMGLGEWLGNLGHALKSGWYAFIVPGIIFYGIFSGRLTPTEAGATAVVVTILMGFLLGTLKLSDFPAMLVSSAKVNGVILPIIAFSAPLAEALAIMGVPQGFVTAVTGLTDDPSVLILLMICILIAAGCVMETTPNIVILAPILKPLADNIGMNEIQFCIMMITALGVGFITPPLGLNLFVVSGITGESILKIAARAIPFVLTMLIVVLLIAYIPPISTTLLPDIFK; encoded by the coding sequence ATGCTGTGGAATTCACTCAACCAAACAGTCGAACTGGGCTGGGACTTCTATCTGCCGGTGATCATGTTCGTGGCGCTGATTGCGCTGGCGGTGCCGGTCTGGGCCGCTATCGGCGCGGCGGCGATCACCATGCTGGTGATGTCGGGCGACCTGCCGCTCAGCGCCATCGGCGAAAGCCTGTTCACCGGCATCGACGCCTTTGCCCTGACCGCGGTGCCGCTGTTCATCCTGACCGGCGACGTGCTGGTGCGCACCGGGCTCAGCAAGAAGTTCCTCGATGTGGCCGAGGCGCTGACCTGCTGGACGCGGGGCGGCTTCGGCTCTGCCACGGTGCTGGTCTGCGGCATGTTTGCCGCAATCTCCGGCTCTGACGCCGCGGGTGCGGCGGCAGTCGGGCGGATGACCATCACCCGGCTGGTCGAAAGCGGCTATCCGCGCCCCTATGCCTGCGCCCTGGTGGCCGCGGGTGCCTGCACCGGCATCCTGATCCCGCCCTCCATCGCCTATATCATCATCGGCCTGGTGCTGGGTATTTCCGCCTCCACCCTGTTTCTGGCGGCGCTGATCCCCGGCCTCGCGATCCTGGTGTCGATCCTGATCACCAACATCATCATGAACCGGCTTTATACCTATGAGACCGGCGGCAACATGGGGCTGGGCGAGTGGCTGGGCAACCTGGGCCATGCGCTGAAATCCGGGTGGTATGCCTTCATCGTGCCGGGCATCATCTTCTACGGCATCTTCTCCGGCCGCCTGACCCCGACCGAGGCCGGCGCCACCGCCGTGGTCGTCACCATCCTGATGGGCTTCCTGCTCGGCACCCTGAAACTGTCGGACTTCCCGGCGATGCTGGTCAGCTCCGCCAAGGTGAACGGGGTGATCCTGCCGATCATCGCCTTTTCCGCCCCGCTGGCAGAGGCACTGGCCATCATGGGCGTGCCGCAGGGGTTCGTGACCGCGGTTACCGGGCTGACCGATGATCCCTCGGTGCTGATCCTGCTGATGATCTGCATCCTGATCGCCGCGGGCTGCGTAATGGAGACGACCCCCAACATCGTGATCCTGGCACCGATCCTGAAGCCGCTCGCGGACAACATCGGCATGAACGAAATCCAGTTCTGCATCATGATGATCACCGCCTTGGGGGTGGGCTTCATCACCCCGCCGCTGGGCCTGAACCTGTTCGTTGTCTCCGGCATCACCGGCGAGTCCATCCTCAAGATCGCCGCCCGCGCCATCCCCTTTGTTCTGACCATGCTGATCGTGGTGCTGCTGATCGCCTACATTCCGCCGATCTCGACCACGCTGCTTCCTGATATCTTCAAATAG
- a CDS encoding TRAP transporter small permease, whose product MKILQTIDKNAERWLLLTFYVMLVITMAIEVIRRELFAYSSIWGEEIVRYSFIYLAWIGAAAAVKERAHIRIDVLMHYLGPRPKALLYIFGDLVMFIVALVALYWSFETVLVSAKFGSVSHGLRVSMVWFLMAVPAGFTLMVWRLLQSFLRDYRSLRDGTPVFEGDKLFD is encoded by the coding sequence ATGAAGATCCTGCAAACGATAGACAAGAACGCAGAGCGCTGGCTGCTGCTGACCTTCTACGTGATGCTGGTCATCACCATGGCGATCGAGGTGATCCGGCGCGAGCTGTTTGCCTATTCCTCGATCTGGGGCGAGGAGATCGTCCGCTATTCCTTTATCTACCTGGCCTGGATCGGCGCCGCGGCTGCGGTCAAGGAACGCGCCCATATCCGCATTGACGTGCTGATGCACTACCTCGGCCCCCGGCCCAAGGCGCTGCTCTACATCTTCGGCGATCTGGTGATGTTCATCGTCGCCCTGGTGGCGCTCTACTGGTCGTTTGAGACGGTGCTGGTCTCGGCCAAGTTCGGATCGGTCAGCCACGGGCTGCGGGTCTCCATGGTCTGGTTCCTGATGGCGGTGCCCGCGGGGTTCACCCTGATGGTCTGGCGCCTGCTGCAATCCTTCCTGCGCGACTACCGCAGCCTTCGCGACGGCACCCCCGTCTTTGAAGGCGACAAGCTGTTTGATTGA
- a CDS encoding YbcC family protein produces the protein MFTKHETYPAALLEFVAEANKAVKAIPPLFPLSSSVAVNPFLGQTGEPLAVAAARMARVAGARITPERAHWAAKFDAGEIGVEDLRDALASAETRFGQPDLDTVKAALRTESAPLSALPTVAELAADVSGIDWPGLIEERIGVWASSHFDQGQALWQPNRTGGAFSAWREFASRDLTPEIHGLKGFGAFVAATNRSHWRAIGRASEALGVSAGAAGTAYHRWLITLGGWAQYARYLLWQAELDGKADNTAAELLAVRMVFDEALFHLYKEQIASRWAEVAAQHEMPVTPSRDLVIDAVLQDAAERAQQRKLSAVLASRQPRRTEGRPAVQAAFCIDVRSEVFRRMLEAQDAGIETIGFAGFFGLASAHRAAGSDVTEIRGPVLLQPGVTSQAAEADDIDRKRRYAARAKRAWGRFKLAAVSSFAFVEATGPLYVSKLLRDSLGRPAGAKPDPAPQLDPAIGLETRVGMAKSVLAAMSLTENFARIVMLTGHGADVTNNPHESALQCGACGGHAGDVNARLLAGLLNDAQVREGLRGEGISIPADTLFLPALHHTTTDAVTLYEQDLPGQEWKADVARLKRWLDDAGRLARSERAIRLPRAKGEADIARRASDWAELRPEWGLAGCQALIAAPRQRTEGADLSGNTFLHNYDWQTDEGFGVLELIMTAPVQVASWISLQYYGSTVAPELFGGGNKLLHNVAGGIGVLEGNGGALRPGLPWQSVHDGDGFQHDPLRLTVIIEAPREAMTDVLKRHANVRALFDNRWLSLIAMDSEGKLAWRYDGELEWSPFQPEDRGNRAIAAE, from the coding sequence ATGTTTACCAAGCACGAAACCTACCCCGCTGCCCTGCTGGAATTTGTGGCTGAGGCGAACAAGGCGGTGAAAGCCATCCCGCCGCTGTTCCCGCTCTCATCCAGCGTTGCGGTCAACCCTTTCCTTGGCCAGACCGGTGAACCCCTGGCAGTGGCGGCCGCGCGCATGGCGCGGGTCGCCGGTGCACGGATCACGCCGGAGCGCGCGCATTGGGCGGCCAAATTCGACGCCGGAGAGATCGGCGTGGAGGATCTGCGCGATGCGCTTGCCAGTGCCGAAACCCGCTTTGGCCAGCCGGATCTGGACACCGTCAAGGCGGCGCTCAGGACCGAAAGCGCACCGCTGAGCGCGCTGCCCACGGTGGCGGAACTGGCGGCGGATGTGTCCGGCATCGACTGGCCCGGCCTGATCGAGGAGCGGATCGGCGTTTGGGCGTCCAGCCACTTCGATCAGGGACAGGCGCTGTGGCAGCCCAACCGCACCGGCGGCGCGTTCAGCGCCTGGCGCGAATTCGCCTCCCGCGATCTGACCCCGGAAATTCACGGCCTCAAGGGCTTCGGCGCCTTCGTTGCCGCCACCAACCGGTCCCACTGGCGGGCCATCGGCCGTGCGTCCGAGGCCCTCGGCGTGTCGGCCGGGGCCGCCGGCACCGCCTACCACAGGTGGCTGATCACCCTGGGCGGCTGGGCGCAGTATGCGCGCTATCTGCTGTGGCAGGCGGAACTGGACGGCAAGGCCGACAACACCGCGGCTGAGCTGCTGGCGGTCCGGATGGTCTTCGACGAGGCGCTGTTCCATCTCTACAAGGAGCAGATTGCCAGCCGCTGGGCAGAGGTTGCCGCACAGCATGAAATGCCGGTGACCCCCAGCCGGGATCTGGTCATCGACGCGGTGCTTCAGGACGCCGCCGAGCGGGCGCAGCAGCGCAAGCTTTCCGCTGTCCTGGCCTCCCGCCAGCCGCGCCGGACTGAGGGACGCCCTGCGGTGCAGGCCGCCTTCTGCATCGACGTGCGCTCCGAGGTGTTCCGCCGGATGCTGGAAGCCCAGGACGCCGGGATCGAAACCATCGGCTTCGCGGGCTTCTTCGGCCTTGCCAGCGCGCACCGCGCCGCCGGTTCGGACGTGACCGAGATCCGCGGCCCGGTCCTGCTGCAGCCCGGTGTAACCTCGCAGGCCGCCGAAGCGGACGACATTGACCGGAAGCGGCGCTATGCGGCGCGGGCCAAGCGCGCCTGGGGCCGGTTCAAACTGGCGGCGGTCTCCTCCTTTGCCTTTGTCGAGGCCACCGGCCCGCTGTATGTCAGCAAGCTGCTGCGGGACTCGCTTGGCCGCCCCGCTGGCGCCAAGCCGGACCCCGCCCCGCAGCTTGACCCTGCGATCGGTCTGGAAACCCGCGTCGGCATGGCCAAATCCGTGCTGGCCGCGATGTCCCTGACAGAGAATTTCGCGCGGATCGTGATGCTTACGGGCCACGGCGCCGATGTCACCAACAACCCGCATGAAAGCGCCCTGCAGTGCGGCGCCTGCGGCGGCCATGCCGGCGATGTGAACGCGCGCCTGCTGGCCGGGCTGCTGAATGACGCCCAGGTGCGCGAGGGGCTGCGGGGCGAAGGCATCAGCATCCCCGCCGATACGCTGTTCCTGCCGGCGCTGCACCACACCACCACCGACGCGGTCACGCTCTATGAGCAGGATCTGCCGGGGCAGGAGTGGAAGGCGGATGTCGCCCGGCTGAAGCGCTGGCTGGACGATGCCGGGCGGCTGGCCCGCAGCGAACGCGCGATCCGGCTGCCGCGGGCCAAGGGGGAAGCGGACATTGCCCGCCGGGCAAGCGACTGGGCCGAGCTGCGCCCCGAATGGGGCCTGGCCGGCTGCCAGGCGCTGATCGCCGCCCCGCGTCAGCGGACGGAGGGCGCGGACCTGTCCGGCAACACCTTCCTGCACAACTACGATTGGCAGACCGACGAGGGCTTTGGCGTGCTGGAGCTGATCATGACCGCCCCGGTGCAGGTCGCCAGCTGGATCAGCCTGCAGTACTACGGTTCCACCGTGGCGCCGGAGCTGTTCGGCGGCGGCAACAAGCTGCTGCACAATGTTGCGGGCGGCATCGGCGTGCTGGAAGGCAACGGCGGCGCCCTGCGCCCCGGGCTGCCCTGGCAGTCGGTGCACGATGGCGACGGCTTCCAGCATGACCCGCTGCGCCTGACCGTCATCATCGAAGCCCCGCGCGAGGCGATGACCGATGTCTTGAAACGGCACGCCAATGTCAGGGCGCTGTTCGACAACCGCTGGCTGTCGCTGATTGCGATGGACAGCGAAGGCAAGCTGGCCTGGCGGTATGACGGCGAACTTGAATGGTCGCCGTTCCAGCCGGAAGACCGCGGCAACCGCGCAATCGCGGCGGAGTAA
- a CDS encoding LacI family DNA-binding transcriptional regulator, protein MGKTRSAPTLTDVAREAGVSTATVSRCLNTPERVIESTRQRVLQAVESLGYTPNFAARVMAAKRSFTIGAIIPTMDNAIFARGLQAFQDELRERGYTLLVSSSAYDPEAEREQIRTLVARGADGLLLIGHARDPQIYEYLDRHQVPSLVAWSYVPEARRPSVGFSNACAMRALAESVLAAGHRRIAMISGLTEGNDRALSRVEGVRQALQAAGLGEGALTLIETPYEIDKGAEAFRQLMALEPRPTVVMCGNDVLAAGALRKAKGMGIAVPEQVSVTGFDDIELAAIVSPALTTVHVPHREMGRKAARELVAMVEGTSAGQPECISTHVVTRQSLAAPPDPS, encoded by the coding sequence ATGGGAAAAACCCGCTCAGCTCCGACACTTACCGATGTTGCACGGGAGGCCGGCGTCTCGACCGCGACGGTGTCGCGCTGCCTCAACACGCCGGAACGGGTGATCGAATCGACCCGTCAGCGGGTCCTGCAGGCGGTCGAATCACTGGGCTACACCCCGAATTTTGCGGCCCGGGTGATGGCGGCCAAGCGCAGCTTTACCATCGGGGCGATCATTCCCACCATGGATAATGCGATCTTTGCCCGCGGCCTGCAGGCCTTCCAGGACGAGCTGCGGGAGCGCGGCTATACGCTGCTGGTGTCCAGCTCGGCCTATGATCCGGAGGCCGAACGCGAGCAGATCCGCACCCTGGTTGCGCGCGGCGCGGACGGGCTGCTGCTGATCGGGCACGCGCGCGACCCGCAGATTTACGAATACCTCGACCGGCATCAGGTGCCGTCGCTGGTCGCCTGGTCCTATGTGCCGGAGGCCAGGCGGCCCTCGGTCGGGTTCAGCAATGCCTGCGCCATGCGCGCGCTGGCGGAGAGCGTTCTGGCGGCGGGCCACCGGCGGATTGCGATGATTTCCGGCCTGACGGAGGGCAACGACCGGGCGCTGAGCCGGGTGGAGGGTGTCAGGCAGGCATTGCAGGCGGCCGGCCTGGGGGAGGGGGCGCTGACCCTGATCGAAACCCCGTATGAAATCGACAAGGGGGCAGAGGCGTTCCGCCAGCTGATGGCGCTGGAGCCGCGCCCGACGGTGGTGATGTGCGGCAACGACGTGCTGGCGGCGGGCGCCTTGCGCAAGGCGAAAGGGATGGGCATCGCGGTGCCGGAGCAGGTCTCTGTCACCGGGTTCGACGACATCGAATTGGCGGCAATTGTCAGCCCGGCGCTGACCACGGTGCATGTTCCGCACCGCGAAATGGGCCGCAAGGCCGCGCGGGAGCTGGTGGCGATGGTTGAAGGCACATCGGCGGGGCAGCCGGAGTGCATCAGCACGCATGTCGTGACGCGGCAGTCGCTGGCTGCGCCGCCTGACCCGTCGTGA
- a CDS encoding LysR family transcriptional regulator → MPLNYHHLRYFWAVAHDGNLTRTAQQLNLSQSALSVQIKQLEERLGHALFERRGRQLHLTEAGRIALDHADAIFTAGQELVATLQETGRTRQALRVGALATLSRNFQIGFLRPILARTDVEVILRSGSPAELLEGLGTLNLDLVLMNREPPDDSLAPYETHQIAEQAVSIVGSPERFDPDRPIRELLGEHPFILPTTDNTLRTAFDAMASRLSVRPQVAAEVDDMAMMRLLARENIGLALVAPIVVQDELTSGRLVEAREHPRIRETFYAITLRRRFPNPVVQELLASSFDPAPLP, encoded by the coding sequence ATGCCGCTGAACTATCACCACCTCCGCTATTTCTGGGCGGTTGCGCACGACGGGAACCTGACCCGGACCGCGCAGCAGCTGAACCTGTCGCAATCTGCCTTGTCCGTTCAGATCAAGCAGCTGGAGGAACGTCTGGGCCATGCCCTGTTCGAGCGCCGCGGGCGGCAATTGCATCTGACCGAGGCGGGCCGGATCGCCCTGGACCATGCGGATGCGATCTTTACCGCCGGGCAGGAACTGGTCGCCACATTGCAGGAGACAGGCCGCACCCGTCAGGCGCTGCGCGTGGGGGCGCTGGCCACCTTGTCCCGTAATTTCCAGATCGGTTTCCTGCGCCCGATCCTGGCGCGGACGGATGTTGAGGTGATCCTGCGCTCCGGCAGCCCGGCGGAACTGCTGGAGGGGCTGGGCACGCTCAACCTGGATCTGGTGCTGATGAACCGGGAGCCGCCGGACGACAGTCTGGCGCCCTATGAAACCCATCAGATCGCCGAACAGGCCGTCAGCATCGTTGGCTCCCCGGAACGGTTCGACCCGGACCGGCCTATCCGTGAACTGCTTGGCGAACACCCGTTTATTCTGCCCACCACCGACAACACCCTGCGCACAGCCTTCGATGCCATGGCCAGCCGGCTGTCGGTGCGCCCGCAAGTGGCGGCAGAGGTGGATGATATGGCGATGATGCGCCTGCTGGCGCGGGAAAACATCGGCCTGGCCCTGGTGGCGCCGATTGTGGTTCAGGATGAGTTGACCTCCGGGCGGCTGGTGGAAGCCCGGGAGCATCCGCGGATCAGGGAGACGTTTTACGCCATCACCCTGCGCCGCCGGTTTCCCAACCCGGTTGTGCAGGAGCTGCTGGCGAGCAGCTTTGATCCGGCACCGCTGCCCTGA